In a genomic window of Bacillota bacterium:
- a CDS encoding nitronate monooxygenase — MKTRLTELLGIRRPVVQGGLAYLARAELAAAVGEAGGLGQVTAATLRTPAALREEVARLRRMTRAPFGINFALGHWEFEAMLEAALELEPDVISITGGNPEPVLRRIQNWPGRRPRSLVLVSSVRQAKKAESLGADAVVAVGAEGGGHIGRDDTSTLVLVREVVEAVRVPVVASGGIVDGRGFAAALALGADGIEMGTRFVATRESPAHPAYKQALVEAGEAATTLIEVSLGRPGRALRGAWVERIRAAEASGAPAEEILPLVSGERNARAALEGLLEEGFAWAGQGSALIRDVPSVAELLDRIEAEAREAASRLRLLLEG, encoded by the coding sequence CTGAAGACGCGTCTGACGGAGCTTCTGGGGATCCGGCGGCCGGTCGTCCAGGGCGGCCTGGCCTACCTGGCCCGCGCCGAGTTGGCCGCGGCGGTCGGCGAGGCCGGGGGACTGGGTCAGGTGACGGCCGCCACGTTGCGCACACCCGCGGCGCTGCGCGAGGAGGTGGCCAGGCTCCGCCGCATGACGCGGGCGCCCTTCGGCATCAACTTCGCGCTCGGGCACTGGGAGTTCGAGGCGATGCTCGAGGCGGCGCTGGAACTGGAGCCCGACGTGATCAGCATCACGGGCGGCAACCCCGAGCCGGTGCTGCGCCGCATCCAGAACTGGCCGGGTCGCCGCCCGCGGAGCCTCGTCCTCGTCTCCAGCGTGCGCCAGGCGAAAAAGGCCGAGTCGCTGGGGGCGGACGCGGTGGTCGCCGTCGGCGCCGAGGGCGGCGGACACATCGGGAGGGACGACACGAGTACGCTGGTCCTCGTCCGCGAGGTCGTCGAGGCTGTCCGGGTGCCCGTGGTCGCCTCCGGCGGGATCGTCGACGGGCGGGGCTTTGCCGCCGCCCTGGCGCTGGGCGCCGACGGGATCGAGATGGGGACGCGCTTCGTCGCCACCCGCGAGTCGCCCGCCCACCCCGCCTACAAGCAGGCGCTGGTCGAGGCGGGTGAGGCGGCGACGACGCTGATCGAAGTCTCGCTGGGCCGGCCCGGCCGGGCTCTCAGGGGCGCCTGGGTGGAACGAATCCGTGCGGCCGAAGCCTCCGGGGCGCCGGCGGAGGAGATCCTGCCGCTGGTCAGCGGCGAGCGGAACGCGCGCGCCGCCCTGGAAGGTCTGCTGGAGGAAGGCTTCGCCTGGGCCGGCCAAGGCAGCGCCCTGATCCGGGACGTCCCCAGCGT
- a CDS encoding SDR family oxidoreductase: MDLGLKGRVAVVTAASQGLGRAVATAFAAEGARLAISSRSEAAVGEVARELEREYGAEVLAMACDLRDAAAIERFFAAVGERYGRIDALFTNAGGPRTGGFDELGDEDWQAAFELNLLSVVRSLRAARPWLEKSDAPAVVNDVSTSVKQPIEGLTLSNVLRAGVVTLTKSLSLEWAPRIRINALAPGRIATERVAELDRDRAARQGSTPEAVAAAYVRNIPLGRYGQPEELARVAVFLASPAASYVNGQFVFVDGGLVHAL; the protein is encoded by the coding sequence TTGGATCTCGGTCTGAAGGGGCGGGTGGCGGTGGTGACGGCCGCCAGTCAGGGGCTGGGTCGTGCCGTGGCGACGGCCTTCGCGGCGGAGGGGGCGCGCCTGGCCATCTCCAGCCGGAGCGAGGCGGCTGTGGGCGAGGTGGCGAGGGAGCTGGAGCGAGAGTACGGCGCCGAGGTGCTGGCCATGGCCTGCGACCTGCGCGACGCGGCGGCCATCGAGCGCTTCTTCGCGGCCGTCGGCGAGCGCTACGGGCGCATCGACGCCCTCTTCACCAACGCCGGCGGACCGCGCACGGGCGGCTTCGACGAGCTGGGCGACGAGGACTGGCAGGCGGCCTTCGAGCTCAACCTGCTGAGCGTGGTGCGGAGCCTGCGGGCGGCGCGGCCGTGGCTCGAGAAGAGCGACGCGCCGGCGGTGGTCAACGACGTCTCCACCTCGGTCAAGCAGCCCATCGAGGGGCTCACCCTCTCCAACGTGCTCCGGGCCGGCGTGGTGACGCTGACCAAGAGCCTCTCGCTGGAGTGGGCGCCCCGCATCCGTATCAACGCCCTGGCGCCCGGGCGGATCGCCACCGAGCGGGTGGCCGAGCTGGATCGCGACCGAGCGGCCCGCCAGGGGAGTACGCCGGAAGCGGTGGCCGCCGCCTATGTCCGGAACATCCCGCTGGGCCGCTACGGCCAGCCGGAGGAGCTTGCGCGCGTGGCCGTCTTCCTCGCCTCGCCGGCGGCCAGCTACGTCAACGGCCAGTTCGTCTTCGTCGACGGCGGCTTGGTGCACGCCCTCTGA